From the Sphingobacteruim zhuxiongii genome, the window TGAGGGTAAAACGTTAGTTGGTACTTTGCCAACGTATTTGAATGCCCTTTCTGGTCAAGGTATCCATATCGTAACGGTCAATGATTATTTAGCACGTCGTGACTCGGAGTGGAATGGCCCGATTTTCGAATTCCATGGATTAAGCGTGGATTGTATCGACAAACATCAGCCAAATTCTCCACAACGTCGTCAAGCTTATCAGTCGGATATTGTTTACGGAACGAACAATGAGTTTGGTTTCGACTATTTACGTGACAACATGACAAATACGAAGGAGTCGATGGTTCAACGTAAGTTGCATTTTGCAATGATCGATGAGGTTGACTCAGTTTTGATTGATGATGCACGTACGCCATTGATTATCTCTGGTCCTATCCCAATGGGAGATCAACACGAATTCTATCAATTAAAGCCAAGAATTGAGCGCTTAGTAAACGCACAGAAGGCTTATATCAACACCGTATTAAACCAGGCTAAGAAAGCGATTGCAGAAGGCGATACTGATGTTGAGAAAGGTGGTTTGGCACTATTCCGTGCTCACCGCGGATTACCAAAAAATAAAGCGTTAATCAAGTTTTTAAGCGAGAGCAATCACCGTCAGGTATTGCAGAAAGTTGAAAACTACTATATGCAGGAGCAGAATCGTCATATGCCAAAAGCAGATGCGGAGTTGTTCTTTGTTATTGATGAGAAAAACAATCAAGTAGAGCTTACAGAAAAAGGTATTGAATTAATTACAGCGACAGGCGAGGATCCGAGCTTCTTTATTTTACCAGACGTAGGTACTGAAATTGCAGAGATTGAAAAAATCGATATCCCTGTTGAAGAGAAAGCGCAACGTAAAGAAGAGTTAATGCGTGATTACTCAGTAAAAGCAGAGCGAATTCACTCAATTAACCAATTATTGAAGGCTTATACATTATTCGAAATTGATGATCAATATATCGTTGATGAGGGTAAGGTGAAGATCGTAGATGAGCAAACAGGTCGTATTATGGATGGTCGTCGTTATTCAGACGGTCTACATCAAGCGATTGAAGCGAAAGAAAATGTGAAAGTAGAAGATGCGACACAAACTTACGCGACGATTACTTTGCAAAACTACTTCCGTATGTACCATAAATTATCAGGTATGACGGGTACTGCTTCGACTGAAGCGGGTGAGCTTTGGGAAATCTACAAATTAGACGTTGTCGAGATCCCAACAAACAAAGGAATTCAACGTGATGACCGTCAAGATTTTATCTACCGTACGGCGCGCGAAAAATATAATGCGGTTGCTCAGGAGATTCAGAAGTTAACAGAAGAAGGTCGTCCAGTATTAGTGGGTACTACTTCCGTTGAAATTTCTGAACTATTAAGTCGTATGTTGAAGCTTCGTGGTGTTAAACACAATGTGTTAAACGCGAAGTTACACCAAAAAGAGGCTGATATCGTTGCAGAAGCTGGTCGTCCAGGTCAAGTAACCATTGCGACAAACATGGCTGGTCGTGGTACGGATATTAAGTTAACAGAAGAGGTTATCAATGCGGGCGGTTTAGCGATTATCGGTACAGAGCGTCATGAATCACGTCGTGTTGACCGTCAGTTAAGAGGTCGTGCGGGACGTCAAGGTGACCCGGGATCATCTCAATTCTTCGTGTCATTAGAAGATCCATTGATGCGTTTATTTGCGTCAGAGCGTATTTCTAACTTGATGGTGAAGATGGGCGTTGAAGATGGCGAAGTAATGCAACACAGCATGTTAACTAAGTCTATCGAGCGTGCGCAACGCAAAGTAGAGGAGAACAACTTCGGGATTCGTAAACGTCTATTAGAGTATGATGACGTAATGAACTCTCAACGTAAGGTTATTTATACGAAACGTAAGAATGCTTTATTTGGAGAACGTTTAGACGTGGATTTGAACAATACAATTTATGATGTTGTTGAGGATATCGTATTACAAGCAAAAGAGGACAATAATTTTGATGAATTCCAAATCGAGGTAATCCGCGTATTTGCTGTGAACCCTGAGATTTCTAGTGAGGAATTCGCATCGACCGCAGGTCTTGATTTAGTTGAGAAATTATTTACTCAAGTAATCAACTATTACCATAAAAAAGCAGAAAATATCGCTGCATTGACCTTGCCAGTATTGACGAACGTAATGGCTGAGCGTGGTGGAATGATCGAAAATATTGTAATTCCTTTCTCTGATGGCATTCGTGGCATCCAAGTTGCTTCAAACCTTAAGAAAGCGATTGAAAGCAACGGTAAGGATGTGTTCAGATCATTTGAAAAAGGGATCGTTTTAGCCTTAATTGATGAGGCATGGAAAGAACACCTTCGTGAGATGGATGATTTGAAACAATCTGTTCAGAACGCTGTTTATGAACAAAAGGATCCGATTATTATCTACAAAATGGAGGCTTATAACTTGTTTAAGGCTATGTTAGCTTCCATGAATAAAGATATCGTTAGTTTCTTATTCAAAGGAGAGATTCCAGGACAACAACAAGACGCTCAGAATATTCAAGCGGCTCGTCCGGAGGCACCTCGTGTGAAAACGACTGAAACGAAAGAGGAACTTAGTTCACCAACGGGCGTTAGTGAAGAAGATTTGAATACCCAAGAGCCACAAGTTACCCAACCGATTCGTAAAGAGCAGGAAGTGGGAAGAAATGATGAGTGTCCTTGTGGATCAGGTCTTAAATACAAGAACTGTCACGGAAAACAAGGTTAAAAAATATAATGATTAAAAGAGGATTTATTGTAGGTTGCTTCTTTCTGATGTTGTGCCAATTTGCACAAGCGCAAGAAGGAAAAGTATTTGTTGTTAAAGATTCATTAATTGGGCTTTTACAAGAATATCGAGCGTACTATGCAATAAATCCTTCTTCTTCATCCAAACCGCTGGTTACATTAGAGGAGAAGAAAATAGATAAGCGCTACGCGAAGCGCGTCAAGGTTCGTGGGTTTCGTGTACAGATTTTCTCTGGTAGTAACCGAACTGAGGCAACCAATGTACAGAACAGTTTCCTACGCCAAAACAGTGATATGGGCGCTTATTTAGATTATGTAGAGCCTAATTATCGTGTAAAAGTAGGTGATTTTACGAGTCGTTCAGAGGCAACAGCATATATGCGAGAGCTTCGTGGAACTTATAGAAATGTTTTTGTGTTCGTAGAAGATGTTTGGGTATGGCAATAGCGGAGGAGAGCATGTCCAATATTAAAGAAAAGATTCAAAACCTCGCTGACGTATATTTTCAAGATACTATAACCAACAGGAGACATTTACACCAACACCCGGAACTGTCTTTTGAGGAGTACAATACTTCAGCATTCATTCAACAAATTTTAAGAGATTTAGATATTCCCTTTCGCTTAATGGCCAATACGGGCATTGTAGCAGAAATCAAGGGAGATATTCCTTCTGACAAGGTTTTAGCATTGCGTGCCGATATGGATGCGTTGCCAATTACCGAGGTGGAAGGTAGGACTTATGGTTCCTTAAATCCAGGCGTTATGCACGCTTGTGGGCATGATGTTCATACATCTTCATTAATTGCAGTAGCGAAGATTTTAAACGATTTGAAAGGCGATTTGCCGGGTACAATCCGTTTTATTTTTCAGCCCGGAGAAGAAAGATTACCGGGAGGGGCTTCGTTGATGATAAAAGAGGGCGCTTTAAAAAACCCAGAACCAATTGGTATTGTCGGGCAACATGTGATGCCTTTCTTGGAAACAGGGACAGTAGGATTCCGGTCTGGAAAATATATGGCCTCTTGTGATGAGTTATTTATGACCATTCGCGGAAAAGGTGGACATGGCGCTCATCCCCATCAAAATATTGATCCGATAGCTATATCGGCTCAAATTATTACGGCTTTACAACAAATTGTTAGTCGTAGTGCCGATCCTCGTATTCCAACAGTGTTGTCTTGGGGCAAGATTATTGGAAATGGAGCGACGAATATTATTCCTGAAGAAGTGTACATGGAAGGTACTTTCCGGACATTTGACGAGACCTGGCGAGCAGAGGCGCATGAAAAAATGGTGAAATTGGCGGAAGGAATTGCGGATAGCATGGGTGCTAGCTGTGATTTTGAGGTCAGAAAAGGATATCCATTTTTGATTAATGAGCCCGAAATTACGGAGGCATCGCGAGGTTTCGCAGAAGAGTACTTAGGAAAAGACAAAGTTGTAGAGCTGGACTTATGGCCTGCAGCAGAGGATTTTTCATATTATTCGCAAGAAATTTCTGCATGTTTCTATCGTCTAGGGACAGGGAACAAGGAAAAAGGAATTCAATCAGCGGTTCATACGCCGACATTCGATATTGACGAAGATGCTTTGAAAATCAGTATTGGGCTGATGAGTTATATCGCATTTCGTTATTTATCTGAATAAAATGTCTTCACATCATATCGTTCGAGAAAATCAAGAACCGGCTTTATTTATTGTCGATCCACACAATATTAGTTCGGAAAATCTAGGTCAATTATTAGAATGGAGTCCTACGGTTATCACCCTAGCCCAGAACTATGAAGTGCTCTCTTCCTGGGGGATTAAAGTGGATGTGTTGCTTGTAAAAGGAGCAATTGAATTTGAAATTGAGGAGCACTTGAGTGTAATTTCCTATCCTGAAAGTTTTTACTCGGTTCTATTTGATTATCTTACAAGCAAGCGGAACTTTACCGTTAATTTTGTAGTAGATCAATTTGAAAAAGTAAACCTTCTTCCCTACTTACCAACCTTTACCATCAATTTAATATCCAACGGCTTCAAATATGTATTGCTTAAGCAATATGAGAAATGGCTACCTGCCGGATTAATTTTGCATATTCCTGACGAACGTCATTTGCAGAATCATTTTACAAATGTAAATTTACTAGACGATAATAAATTAGAAGTTCGTACAGATGGTTTTGTAAAAATGGAAATGTCGAACGAATATGTATTAATTGGAGAAGCCTTATGATTTCTATTGAAAGAGCAAAAGAGTCTGATGCCGGTGTGATTCGTGACCTAGCATTGGCAACTTGGTATCCTACTTATAGTCCAGTATTAGATAAGGAGCAGATTGATTTCATGTTAGCACAGAGTTATTCTATTGCTGCACTTCAACAAGGGATGCGTGATGGGGCTGAATTCTATCTTTTTTTAGAGGATGGGATCGCGCAAGGCTTTATGAGTTTGTCGATTCACTCGGAAAAGATTCGTATCGATAAGTTATATCTACTTCCTGCAACCCAAGGCAGAGGATTTGGAGCGATGTTGATCGATTATGCAGCTGAAGAAGCAAAGAAGCACGACCTATTGATTTTAGAATTGAATGTAAACCGAAACAACAAGGCTTACCAGTTCTATCTAAAACAGGGGTTTGAAGTAGTAGAGACTGTGGATATTCCCTACTACCAATTTGTTTTGAATGATTACGTTATGCAGAAAAGCTTAATTTCTTAATTTTTCTACTCGGCTAGGAGTTTGCTTTCCATTGATAATTCCAATCGCACCCGCAGCAATAGCCTCAATACTAGATTTTATATTATTAATATCTAAGGTGCTAACCTCGTCTTTTACGGTATGGTAATAAGCGTCCTTATCGATTTGAGACGTTGAAAAGGTGTGTGCAGGAACGCCTAGTGCCGCTAATACCGCATTATCGCTGCGATAGAATAAGTTTTGTGTTTTGTAGGGATCCGGATGGAAGGTAAACGAAGAACCCTTCAGGTTTTCTTGCATCAGTTTTCCTAAGTTCGAAGCATCGAATCCTGTAATGTATAAACTGTTTTGGCCAAATCTAGAGTCCTTCCCTATCATTTCTATATTTATCATGGCGGTTACTTTCTCTGGATCTATATTGTTCGAGAAATATTTAGATCCGAACATACCAATCTCTTCTGCTGTAAACGCGACAAAGATTAATGTGCGTTCATTGCTGTTTAATTTTTTATAATATCTCGCCAATTCGATAAGGGCTGTTGTACCCGAAGCATCATCATCTGCTCCATTCGCGATGGAATCCTGTCCTTGGGCTTGGATAATTCCGATATGGTCATAGTGCGAGGAAAAGATTACGAATTCGTTGGATTTCGATTTGCCAGGGATAATTCCCGCAACATTAAACATTGGGAGGGCCTCCTCTTGGCGCAGCGAAGAGATTTGGAACTTGTCGACCATTTTGTCAGCAACAATAAAAACTTTGCTTGGAGCGCTTGTATTGGCCTTGTCTTGCGTTGTGATGTTGTCTCTTCCAGCGTATATCTTTTTGAAACGAGCTAAGAAAGCTTCATGTTTTTTATCGACTAAAATTATTGCACTTTCTGGCTTTTGCGCATACTCTCTAAACTTTTGGGAGAAGTCGTCGTCGGCGCTGATCTTTACTATGGGTAAGTTCGAGTGCTCATCTATGTTGATGATTGCTCCACCTCCAACGATAATATATTGTTCGTTTGCTACTGACTGACCGTCCCATAGAATAGATTGTGAAACAAGTTTGGATTTGTTCATCACAAAAGATTGACGGAAATTCTCTTCAGCATAAGGCTTTAGGCCAATGTTTTTAAATTCAGAAGCAATGAAATCAGCGGCTTTACTAATGTCGGGGACTGATAATGCCGATCGACCGCGCATATCATCTGATGCCAATGTATTAATTATTCTACTGATATTTTCTGTGCTAGTGATTTGACGATCTTTATGCTTCTGAGCAAAAGAAAACTGCAAAGTAAGCGCGAAGAACAGCGATAGTGCCGTGGTTTTATTCATGTTTTAAAATTTTTTTGAATTTAGTAAAATTAATAAACTAATGACAGAGGGATTCGTTTAATTAATTATCTTTGGTAAAATAGCATAAATACTATGAAAGAAATTAGCGTTCAAGAATTAAAGGATATGATGGACCATAACGTTGAGTTTCAACTAATTGATGTTCGTGAGCCCTTTGAATATGAAGTATCGAATTTGAATGGAGTAAATATTCCATTGTCGGGAGTTGTAATAGAGTCTGATAAGATATCTAAAGAAATTCCGGTGATCATCCAATGTCGTTCTGGCAAGCGTAGTGCTCAGGCGGTTATGCTTTTGGAACAACAGGGTTTTACAAATCTTTCGAACCTTCAAGGTGGTATTCTAGCATGGAGAGATGCTTTTGATACGGAAATGGAAGTATATTAGAAAATATTAGATAATAAGATTATCAATAAAAAGTCCAAGCCTAGCTTGGACTTTTTTGTTTTAGGGTTGTTTTTTATATTTCTGTTAAAAAATGATTTTATTTGTTACCATTTGATTAAAAATGCTGTTTTTAGCGGTCTGTGTTTTGTAAATATCACAAAACGACTACCTTTATACTAATTTATACCAAGTGTAAACAAATCTTATAATCTATGTCCAATCAAGACAATACAACCTACAGTTTTTTCCAGGGAGTGGCTCGTAATTTTGATAAAGCAGCGAAGTTCACCAAATTCTCTCCAGGGATTCTCGATCAAATTAAAGCCTGTAATTCGATTCTTCGGGTCAAGTTTCCCGTGAAAATTGGAGAAGAGATTGAGGTTTTCGAAGCCTATCGCGTTCAGCATTCCCATCATAAACTGCCTTGTAAAGGAGGGATTCGTTTCAGTATGGAGGTCGATCAGGATGAAGTTATGGCTTTAGCCTCTTTAATGACCTATAAATGTGCCATCGTGAATGTTCCTTTCGGAGGGGCGAAAGGTGGGATTAAGATTGATGCGAAGAAGTACTCAGAATATGAGTTGGAGAAAATTACACGTCGCTATACGACTGAGTTAGTGAAAAAGAACTTTATCGGTCCTGGGACAGATGTTCCAGCGCCAGATTATGGTACTGGAGCCCGTGAGATGAGTTGGATTGTCGATACCTATACGACGTTAAATCCTAATGAGATTAACGCGCAAGCTTGCGTTACAGGGAAGCCGATTTCTCAAGGTGGTGTTCGCGGACGTACAGAAGCTACCGGACTAGGTGTTTTCTTTGGTGTGCGGGAGGCTTGTAAAAAAGAAGAGGATATGGCTGCTCTAGGGCTTTCTGTCGGCATTGCAGGTAAACGAGTGATTGTACAGGGATTGGGTAACGTGGGCTATCATGCCGCAAACTATTTCCAAGAAGAAGGAGCATTACTAGTTGGACTTATTGAATACGAGGGGGCTATTTATAATGCTAATGGATTAGATTTGAATGCGGTTGTAGCGCATAGAAAATCTACAGGTTCGATCTTGGATTTTCCTGGTGCAGAAAATATAAAAGACTCATCTAAAGGTTTGGAATATCCATGTGATATCTTGATTCCAGCTGCCTTAGAATCTGTAATTAATGGCCAGAATGCAGGGAATATTCAGGCTCAGATTATCGGAGAAGCAGCTAATGGACCGTTAACTCCGGAAGCCGATGAGATTTTAAACCAGAAAGGAAAGTTGGTTATCCCAGACATTTATCTGAATGCTGGAGGTGTAACAGTTTCCTATTTTGAATGGCTAAAAAACCTGAGTCATGTTCGCTACGGACGCTTGGAGAAGCGATTCAGTGAAAACATGTATGCAGAAATTTTGAATATTATTGAATCAATGACGAATCAAAAGGTCTCGAAACTTGAGCGTAAAATTATTCTGCGGGGTCCTGATGAAGTAGATTTAGTGTATTCAGGCTTAGAAGATACGATGATTGGTTCTTATCAAGAGATTCATGACATTTGGAAGAATACAGAAGGAGTCGATGACCTGAGGACAGCGGCCTTTATCTGTGCAATCAACAAAGTGGGTGAGTCTTATAAAGAACTTGGAATATTTCCATAAGAATAAAAAGATTTATATAATCATTACCTTTGTTGTATGAACAAGGTAATTCAACAGACTAAACAGGCCTTTCTGTTTAGTCTGGCTTTTTATATTCTCTCCCTA encodes:
- the secA gene encoding preprotein translocase subunit SecA; protein product: MLKFLSKLFGSKSERDIKGIQPIVQKIKDEYEKLSGLSHDELRGKTLAFKTRIAEYLQDIDKEINELNLHAETTEDMEDKTATYEKVDKLTKDRDKQLEEVLAEILPEAFAVVKETARRFTENKEIKVTASDFDRDLAVRKSNVTIDGDSAIWKNTWSAAGTDVTWNMVHYDVQLIGGIVLHQGKIAEMSTGEGKTLVGTLPTYLNALSGQGIHIVTVNDYLARRDSEWNGPIFEFHGLSVDCIDKHQPNSPQRRQAYQSDIVYGTNNEFGFDYLRDNMTNTKESMVQRKLHFAMIDEVDSVLIDDARTPLIISGPIPMGDQHEFYQLKPRIERLVNAQKAYINTVLNQAKKAIAEGDTDVEKGGLALFRAHRGLPKNKALIKFLSESNHRQVLQKVENYYMQEQNRHMPKADAELFFVIDEKNNQVELTEKGIELITATGEDPSFFILPDVGTEIAEIEKIDIPVEEKAQRKEELMRDYSVKAERIHSINQLLKAYTLFEIDDQYIVDEGKVKIVDEQTGRIMDGRRYSDGLHQAIEAKENVKVEDATQTYATITLQNYFRMYHKLSGMTGTASTEAGELWEIYKLDVVEIPTNKGIQRDDRQDFIYRTAREKYNAVAQEIQKLTEEGRPVLVGTTSVEISELLSRMLKLRGVKHNVLNAKLHQKEADIVAEAGRPGQVTIATNMAGRGTDIKLTEEVINAGGLAIIGTERHESRRVDRQLRGRAGRQGDPGSSQFFVSLEDPLMRLFASERISNLMVKMGVEDGEVMQHSMLTKSIERAQRKVEENNFGIRKRLLEYDDVMNSQRKVIYTKRKNALFGERLDVDLNNTIYDVVEDIVLQAKEDNNFDEFQIEVIRVFAVNPEISSEEFASTAGLDLVEKLFTQVINYYHKKAENIAALTLPVLTNVMAERGGMIENIVIPFSDGIRGIQVASNLKKAIESNGKDVFRSFEKGIVLALIDEAWKEHLREMDDLKQSVQNAVYEQKDPIIIYKMEAYNLFKAMLASMNKDIVSFLFKGEIPGQQQDAQNIQAARPEAPRVKTTETKEELSSPTGVSEEDLNTQEPQVTQPIRKEQEVGRNDECPCGSGLKYKNCHGKQG
- a CDS encoding SPOR domain-containing protein, translated to MIKRGFIVGCFFLMLCQFAQAQEGKVFVVKDSLIGLLQEYRAYYAINPSSSSKPLVTLEEKKIDKRYAKRVKVRGFRVQIFSGSNRTEATNVQNSFLRQNSDMGAYLDYVEPNYRVKVGDFTSRSEATAYMRELRGTYRNVFVFVEDVWVWQ
- a CDS encoding M20 metallopeptidase family protein, giving the protein MAIAEESMSNIKEKIQNLADVYFQDTITNRRHLHQHPELSFEEYNTSAFIQQILRDLDIPFRLMANTGIVAEIKGDIPSDKVLALRADMDALPITEVEGRTYGSLNPGVMHACGHDVHTSSLIAVAKILNDLKGDLPGTIRFIFQPGEERLPGGASLMIKEGALKNPEPIGIVGQHVMPFLETGTVGFRSGKYMASCDELFMTIRGKGGHGAHPHQNIDPIAISAQIITALQQIVSRSADPRIPTVLSWGKIIGNGATNIIPEEVYMEGTFRTFDETWRAEAHEKMVKLAEGIADSMGASCDFEVRKGYPFLINEPEITEASRGFAEEYLGKDKVVELDLWPAAEDFSYYSQEISACFYRLGTGNKEKGIQSAVHTPTFDIDEDALKISIGLMSYIAFRYLSE
- a CDS encoding GNAT family N-acetyltransferase, producing the protein MISIERAKESDAGVIRDLALATWYPTYSPVLDKEQIDFMLAQSYSIAALQQGMRDGAEFYLFLEDGIAQGFMSLSIHSEKIRIDKLYLLPATQGRGFGAMLIDYAAEEAKKHDLLILELNVNRNNKAYQFYLKQGFEVVETVDIPYYQFVLNDYVMQKSLIS
- a CDS encoding M28 family metallopeptidase — translated: MNKTTALSLFFALTLQFSFAQKHKDRQITSTENISRIINTLASDDMRGRSALSVPDISKAADFIASEFKNIGLKPYAEENFRQSFVMNKSKLVSQSILWDGQSVANEQYIIVGGGAIINIDEHSNLPIVKISADDDFSQKFREYAQKPESAIILVDKKHEAFLARFKKIYAGRDNITTQDKANTSAPSKVFIVADKMVDKFQISSLRQEEALPMFNVAGIIPGKSKSNEFVIFSSHYDHIGIIQAQGQDSIANGADDDASGTTALIELARYYKKLNSNERTLIFVAFTAEEIGMFGSKYFSNNIDPEKVTAMINIEMIGKDSRFGQNSLYITGFDASNLGKLMQENLKGSSFTFHPDPYKTQNLFYRSDNAVLAALGVPAHTFSTSQIDKDAYYHTVKDEVSTLDINNIKSSIEAIAAGAIGIINGKQTPSRVEKLRN
- a CDS encoding rhodanese-like domain-containing protein; protein product: MKEISVQELKDMMDHNVEFQLIDVREPFEYEVSNLNGVNIPLSGVVIESDKISKEIPVIIQCRSGKRSAQAVMLLEQQGFTNLSNLQGGILAWRDAFDTEMEVY
- a CDS encoding Glu/Leu/Phe/Val family dehydrogenase, yielding MSNQDNTTYSFFQGVARNFDKAAKFTKFSPGILDQIKACNSILRVKFPVKIGEEIEVFEAYRVQHSHHKLPCKGGIRFSMEVDQDEVMALASLMTYKCAIVNVPFGGAKGGIKIDAKKYSEYELEKITRRYTTELVKKNFIGPGTDVPAPDYGTGAREMSWIVDTYTTLNPNEINAQACVTGKPISQGGVRGRTEATGLGVFFGVREACKKEEDMAALGLSVGIAGKRVIVQGLGNVGYHAANYFQEEGALLVGLIEYEGAIYNANGLDLNAVVAHRKSTGSILDFPGAENIKDSSKGLEYPCDILIPAALESVINGQNAGNIQAQIIGEAANGPLTPEADEILNQKGKLVIPDIYLNAGGVTVSYFEWLKNLSHVRYGRLEKRFSENMYAEILNIIESMTNQKVSKLERKIILRGPDEVDLVYSGLEDTMIGSYQEIHDIWKNTEGVDDLRTAAFICAINKVGESYKELGIFP